From Fimbriimonadia bacterium, a single genomic window includes:
- a CDS encoding DUF2791 family P-loop domain-containing protein, with protein MDIADSMRVPISEWENVLYGDYLSDYIPSGGSAVRFISGTEDLVDEVAESLTKRAASQGYHVAKLDPARPGPDGKSPGYHQIDKLYFGISRTFNWSALAESHLLSKMKELGWAMPPGWKPGGDLSEFLRLNQLDWDPFVHEMKRAVQVDVVRDRAMTLEFRSAVSALAFHLIVPDSHLPSTEEVVMRWLRGEKAQPGDAQVLKRYQIYGRINRSNARHMLVSLCHWVVKAGYLGTVVVFDFRPYEYFKLGRSALDRQLLERLRVAIQQGVPTEQLQQLLCDESHREPEIAYSNQAYIHMVHLLRAFLDEIEVFEKFVLLVLTTDEYYDSERPRNYRNYDALHTRIANEVRGERANPEGILCHLKEDV; from the coding sequence GTGGACATAGCAGATAGCATGCGCGTTCCCATTAGTGAATGGGAAAACGTGCTTTATGGAGATTACCTTTCGGACTACATACCCAGTGGCGGCTCTGCGGTGCGGTTCATCAGCGGGACCGAGGACTTGGTGGATGAGGTAGCAGAATCACTGACCAAGCGAGCAGCGTCGCAAGGCTATCATGTCGCCAAACTAGACCCAGCACGACCTGGTCCAGATGGCAAGAGTCCAGGTTATCACCAGATAGACAAACTCTATTTCGGCATTTCTCGGACGTTCAACTGGAGTGCTCTCGCTGAAAGTCATCTCTTGAGCAAGATGAAGGAATTGGGTTGGGCTATGCCGCCTGGCTGGAAGCCGGGAGGCGACCTTAGCGAATTCCTTAGGCTGAACCAGCTTGATTGGGACCCGTTCGTCCACGAGATGAAGCGCGCAGTGCAGGTAGACGTCGTCCGAGACAGAGCTATGACCTTGGAGTTTCGATCCGCCGTGTCAGCACTGGCATTTCACCTGATAGTCCCGGACTCGCATCTTCCTTCAACGGAAGAGGTGGTTATGCGTTGGCTACGTGGTGAGAAGGCGCAGCCTGGCGACGCACAGGTTCTGAAGAGATACCAAATCTATGGCCGTATCAATCGCTCGAACGCTCGGCACATGCTGGTGTCGCTATGTCATTGGGTTGTCAAAGCCGGATACCTGGGTACTGTGGTAGTGTTTGACTTTCGGCCCTATGAATACTTCAAGCTGGGGCGATCTGCGTTGGATCGGCAGCTTCTCGAGCGTCTAAGAGTGGCCATCCAGCAGGGCGTGCCTACGGAACAGCTCCAGCAGTTGCTCTGTGACGAGAGCCACAGGGAGCCTGAGATTGCCTATAGCAATCAAGCATACATACACATGGTCCACCTACTCCGCGCATTTCTTGACGAGATAGAAGTGTTCGAGAAGTTCGTGCTATTGGTACTTACTACGGATGAGTACTATGATTCAGAGAGGCCTAGAAACTATCGCAACTACGATGCGCTCCACACGCGGATTGCGAACGAGGTTCGAGGAGAGCGAGCGAACCCAGAAGGCATCTTGTGTCATCTGAAGGAGGATGTATGA
- the gpmA gene encoding 2,3-diphosphoglycerate-dependent phosphoglycerate mutase, with product MYKVVLLRHGESIWNKENLFTGWTDVDLSEKGYEEAHEAGRTLKREGYVFDIAYTSVLKRAIRTLWIVLDEMDLMWIPVINSWRLNERHYGALQGLNKSQTAEKYGEEQVKIWRRSYDVPPPALDPSDERFPGHDPRYADLTDEQLPRAECLKDTVARFLPLWHETIAPTVKSGKRVIIAAHGNSLRALVKYLDEVSDEDIVGLNIPTGIPLVYELDASLRPTDRYYLGDPEAVAAAQAAVAAQGKARG from the coding sequence ATGTACAAGGTGGTTCTGCTTCGGCACGGGGAGAGCATCTGGAACAAAGAGAACCTGTTCACCGGCTGGACGGACGTGGACCTTTCGGAAAAGGGCTACGAAGAGGCGCACGAGGCCGGACGCACGCTGAAGCGAGAGGGGTACGTGTTCGACATCGCCTACACCTCCGTGCTGAAGCGGGCCATCCGCACGCTTTGGATCGTGCTGGACGAGATGGATCTGATGTGGATTCCCGTCATCAACTCGTGGCGTCTGAACGAGAGGCACTACGGCGCGCTGCAGGGGCTGAACAAGTCGCAGACCGCCGAAAAGTATGGCGAAGAGCAGGTAAAGATCTGGCGTCGCAGCTATGACGTACCACCTCCCGCGCTGGACCCATCGGACGAGCGCTTCCCCGGTCACGATCCGCGCTATGCGGACCTAACAGACGAGCAGCTACCACGCGCCGAATGCCTGAAGGATACGGTAGCGCGATTCCTACCACTTTGGCATGAGACCATCGCGCCGACGGTGAAGTCGGGCAAGCGTGTGATCATCGCCGCACATGGTAACAGCCTGCGTGCACTGGTGAAGTACCTGGACGAGGTGTCGGACGAGGATATCGTAGGGCTGAATATCCCGACGGGCATCCCGCTGGTGTACGAGCTGGACGCCTCGCTCCGTCCCACCGACCGCTACTACCTCGGCGATCCCGAGGCCGTCGCCGCCGCCCAAGCCGCCGTCGCCGCCCAGGGCAAGGCAAGGGGGTAG
- a CDS encoding DinB family protein → MSTDASLPVEDMLDSWRVNNAICLELLDLCPDETLDLKPRKGKTVRSHFVHIIGCRRAWLERRSSRRSDTIPKLDFKTASREEIRDGLVRSSEQMAEYLRELAEENKARRSPPLMFFAYAVAHDAHHRAQIELTLRIHDMEPDDTALYGLWEWTKKK, encoded by the coding sequence ATGAGTACCGATGCTAGCCTCCCAGTCGAGGACATGCTCGATTCGTGGCGAGTGAACAACGCTATCTGCCTGGAGCTGCTGGACCTTTGCCCGGACGAGACGTTGGACTTGAAGCCGAGAAAGGGCAAGACCGTACGCTCGCACTTCGTCCACATCATCGGGTGCCGCCGTGCTTGGCTCGAGAGGCGTAGCTCACGGCGGTCGGACACGATTCCCAAGTTGGATTTCAAGACGGCGTCACGGGAAGAGATTCGCGACGGCCTCGTTCGCTCGTCAGAACAGATGGCAGAGTACCTTCGCGAATTGGCTGAGGAGAACAAGGCTCGCAGGTCCCCGCCGCTCATGTTCTTCGCCTACGCTGTCGCTCACGACGCCCACCACCGCGCGCAGATAGAGTTGACGCTGCGCATCCACGACATGGAACCCGACGACACCGCACTTTACGGCTTGTGGGAGTGGACGAAGAAGAAGTAG
- a CDS encoding restriction endonuclease, with the protein MRRPGQGDLVETLSDTRDDSAFEFERRLAAILQPPLQALLAPSGVLDWPAPLLPFQQDGVKALLERRELLLADDMGLGKTIQAIAALRILFYRKEVDRALIVAPAGLVGQWLREFDFWAPDLRVVPVRGDPSARGTLWRLPAHVKIVGYETLREDVIGLEHSPVLREEWDVVVLDETSKIKNRETGVSIACKRIPGKRRWALTGTPLENRVDDLHSILDFLLADGGRRLARSPELGDLRETLARVQLRRRKADVLQDLPPKIVVEVPVSLLPMQRQTYDRAEQEGVIQLRGNAAVTVTHVLELIMRLKQICNCDPSSGESAKLDDIAQRLETLCSEGHRALLFSQFTDERYGVGLLAHRLAKFQPLTYTGAMSSAEKSRAIEAFLGGDRHKLLILSLRAGGFGLNLQSASYVFHFDRWWNPAVEDQAEGRAHRMGQTYPVTAIKYVCTGTIEERIEAKLREKRQLFKDLVDDTSMELSAVLSETELFGLFGLEAPARTTSARRYQTSEQFEEWLAERLRDQGFDVTLTPRSRDGGIDIVAERCDAIGVETRLMIQCKNLSQPVGVAAARELRGVVPERQAGTTPVIACPAGFTADARAFAKDNGIVLWGKAELDALAGNDQGGRSLPHTERTDGKVET; encoded by the coding sequence TTGAGACGCCCCGGTCAGGGTGACCTGGTGGAGACGCTGAGCGATACCCGAGATGACTCTGCGTTTGAGTTCGAGCGCAGATTAGCGGCCATCCTGCAACCACCTCTGCAGGCACTTCTTGCACCATCCGGCGTGCTAGATTGGCCTGCGCCCCTGTTGCCGTTCCAACAAGATGGAGTGAAAGCTCTGTTGGAGAGACGTGAGCTACTACTGGCAGATGACATGGGTCTTGGCAAGACCATCCAGGCGATCGCCGCCTTGAGAATCCTTTTTTACAGGAAGGAGGTTGACCGTGCACTCATTGTTGCGCCGGCAGGACTTGTGGGGCAGTGGCTACGCGAGTTCGACTTCTGGGCACCAGACCTTAGGGTTGTTCCGGTGCGGGGTGACCCGTCAGCCCGCGGCACACTATGGCGTTTGCCCGCTCACGTCAAGATCGTCGGATATGAGACTTTGCGCGAGGATGTCATTGGTTTAGAGCACAGCCCGGTGCTTCGCGAGGAGTGGGATGTCGTGGTTCTAGACGAGACGTCTAAGATCAAGAATAGGGAAACCGGAGTGTCCATTGCATGCAAGCGCATCCCTGGCAAGCGACGGTGGGCTCTCACTGGCACCCCACTGGAAAACCGGGTGGACGACCTACACTCCATTCTTGACTTCCTCCTGGCCGACGGTGGGCGGCGCCTCGCGCGGTCTCCGGAGTTGGGAGATCTGCGCGAGACATTGGCAAGAGTGCAGTTGCGGCGAAGAAAGGCAGACGTATTGCAGGACCTTCCGCCCAAGATCGTGGTTGAAGTGCCAGTTTCACTACTACCAATGCAGAGGCAGACCTACGATCGCGCAGAGCAAGAAGGCGTTATTCAGCTTCGAGGCAATGCTGCTGTCACCGTGACGCACGTACTGGAGCTGATCATGCGTCTGAAGCAGATCTGCAACTGCGATCCGTCCTCTGGTGAGTCCGCGAAGTTGGACGACATAGCCCAGCGGCTTGAGACACTGTGCAGTGAAGGCCATCGTGCCCTGCTCTTCTCCCAGTTCACCGATGAGCGCTACGGCGTCGGTCTGCTCGCACACCGCCTTGCCAAGTTTCAGCCTCTCACTTATACAGGCGCCATGTCTAGCGCCGAAAAGAGCAGAGCAATCGAAGCGTTCCTTGGTGGCGATCGTCATAAGCTGCTGATTCTCTCGTTGCGCGCGGGCGGTTTTGGCCTCAATCTTCAGAGTGCCTCGTACGTCTTTCACTTTGACCGGTGGTGGAATCCAGCCGTTGAGGACCAAGCAGAAGGCCGCGCGCACCGGATGGGCCAGACCTACCCAGTCACCGCGATCAAGTACGTCTGTACTGGCACAATCGAAGAGCGCATAGAGGCGAAGCTGCGGGAGAAGCGCCAGCTATTCAAGGATCTAGTTGACGATACGTCCATGGAGCTGTCAGCTGTTCTGAGTGAGACCGAGCTGTTTGGTCTGTTTGGGCTTGAGGCTCCCGCACGCACGACAAGTGCACGGCGGTACCAAACCAGTGAGCAGTTTGAGGAGTGGCTCGCCGAGCGCCTTCGCGACCAGGGCTTCGACGTGACACTGACACCTCGCTCTCGGGATGGTGGAATCGATATTGTGGCCGAGCGGTGTGATGCCATCGGTGTAGAAACAAGGCTGATGATACAGTGTAAGAACCTATCCCAGCCTGTAGGTGTTGCCGCGGCGCGAGAGCTACGCGGCGTCGTTCCCGAGAGGCAAGCGGGCACAACGCCAGTGATCGCGTGTCCCGCAGGCTTTACCGCAGACGCCAGAGCCTTCGCAAAGGATAACGGGATTGTCTTGTGGGGGAAAGCCGAACTGGACGCTCTAGCGGGAAATGACCAAGGCGGGCGATCCCTGCCTCATACTGAACGAACTGACGGGAAGGTGGAAACCTAG
- a CDS encoding DUF2791 family P-loop domain-containing protein, translating into MTAERLLARRAIEALRAGVATPSVVATLGTSQFEIERRALSDLDDCAEGKGVTPLVIVGGFGLGKTHMLNYIAARASGKSFVTSIVATSPETPLGNLHVVLKALSESSRAPGYTGKALRELMAKYGSKSPGFAQVRAWASGREDIHDRFVAMLHLYEVITDGEFQSKE; encoded by the coding sequence ATGACCGCTGAAAGGTTGCTTGCACGCAGGGCAATTGAGGCTCTCCGTGCTGGTGTCGCGACCCCAAGCGTTGTTGCGACATTGGGTACCTCCCAGTTTGAGATTGAGCGAAGGGCACTGTCAGACCTAGATGACTGCGCCGAAGGTAAGGGCGTGACTCCGTTGGTAATCGTGGGTGGCTTTGGCTTGGGTAAGACACACATGCTCAACTATATTGCTGCAAGAGCCTCAGGGAAGAGCTTTGTGACAAGTATCGTCGCTACAAGCCCCGAGACCCCTCTAGGCAATCTGCATGTCGTTCTCAAGGCTCTATCGGAAAGCTCTAGGGCTCCAGGTTACACCGGTAAGGCGCTACGGGAGCTGATGGCTAAGTACGGTTCAAAGTCGCCCGGTTTTGCGCAGGTTCGAGCGTGGGCTAGCGGGCGCGAGGACATCCATGACCGATTCGTAGCCATGCTTCACCTATACGAGGTGATCACCGACGGGGAGTTCCAGAGTAAAGAGTAA
- a CDS encoding alpha-mannosidase has product MAKKLHAIGHAHIDPVWLWRWPEGLETIRATWRSALERMKEYPDFRFSASSAWFYCLIAEADPQMFTEIRERVREGRWEIAGGWWVEPDANIPCGESLVRQALCGKTYFAEKFGVDVRVGFNPDTFGHPATLPQILAKSGYTTYVFMRPRPNEMDLPPVFTWRGPDGSEVLAIRLYDYNSPWMAALDQSDETDWFEYYENTLHHAHSWDGDYALCYGVGDHGGGPTKRHIEFLQRMRAEGKPVEFGTLSGLEQSIRDSHIEPTVVQGELQYHARGCYSAHSETKRQNRRVEHLLMAAERLSCAAYLVVGREPQDLTVAWQHLLTNQFHDVLAGTSLPSAYQDSRDIFGAAAGQAYKEMVLAGHTIAGLVDTRGEGEALIVFNSLPWPVRTPVEVEGLDPALADENGNPVPIQEVQSETVTRRKRSCFVADLPPLGYRVYRKLARGEPDIELTVTPYCVESERWVLEFDPRKGGLVNLLDKEHGVAALSGPVGLCVLDDRGDTWGHGYDSLGSTIGRFDGAEVAVEERGPVRACLRVESAYGRSIATQRWYVYADLDVIECRLSVDWREPRKALKLVLPLALGEPTATYEVPYGHASRPCDGTEQPGGQWVDLSGAATSLDGSSMPYGLGLLNDGVYGFDAEGAAMRATLLRSPIFAHHHPTEPDASQRHRYQDTGSHEFVFRLVPHAGTWQEADLPRLAWELNCPPFCVNEYTHAGTLPAVWAGLYAEPSNILLSVLKRAEDGQGLVVRGYETAGIATGARVALPSAGVEWCVAFGPHEIRTWRVDVQCRTVEEVDLLERVT; this is encoded by the coding sequence ATGGCGAAGAAACTGCATGCAATTGGCCACGCGCACATAGACCCCGTGTGGCTTTGGCGCTGGCCGGAGGGCCTCGAAACCATTCGCGCCACGTGGCGCTCGGCGTTGGAGCGTATGAAGGAGTATCCCGATTTTCGTTTCTCCGCGAGCTCGGCTTGGTTCTACTGCCTGATCGCAGAGGCGGACCCGCAGATGTTCACCGAGATCCGCGAGCGGGTGCGAGAGGGGCGATGGGAGATTGCGGGCGGGTGGTGGGTGGAGCCGGATGCTAACATCCCCTGCGGCGAGTCGCTCGTAAGGCAGGCTCTGTGCGGGAAGACGTACTTCGCCGAGAAGTTCGGGGTGGATGTGCGAGTCGGCTTCAACCCGGATACTTTCGGCCATCCTGCTACGCTACCTCAGATACTGGCAAAGTCGGGCTATACCACCTATGTGTTCATGCGCCCCAGACCTAACGAGATGGACCTACCACCGGTGTTCACGTGGCGCGGCCCGGACGGGTCCGAAGTGTTAGCGATAAGACTGTACGACTACAACTCGCCGTGGATGGCGGCATTGGACCAGTCGGATGAGACCGACTGGTTCGAATACTACGAGAACACCCTGCACCATGCGCACTCATGGGATGGCGACTACGCCCTATGCTACGGCGTGGGCGATCACGGCGGAGGGCCTACCAAGCGGCACATCGAGTTTCTCCAGCGAATGCGAGCGGAGGGGAAACCGGTGGAGTTCGGAACACTATCGGGCTTGGAGCAGTCCATACGTGACAGCCACATCGAACCTACGGTCGTGCAGGGAGAACTGCAGTACCACGCACGCGGGTGCTACTCGGCTCACTCCGAAACGAAGCGTCAGAACCGAAGGGTGGAGCACCTGCTGATGGCTGCGGAGCGCCTCTCCTGTGCGGCCTACCTCGTTGTGGGTAGGGAGCCACAAGACCTAACAGTAGCATGGCAACACCTGCTGACCAACCAGTTCCACGACGTGCTGGCAGGCACCAGTCTTCCTTCGGCTTATCAGGACTCGCGCGACATCTTCGGAGCCGCGGCCGGCCAGGCATACAAGGAGATGGTGCTCGCCGGGCACACGATCGCAGGACTGGTTGACACTCGTGGCGAGGGCGAGGCGCTGATAGTATTCAATAGCCTACCGTGGCCGGTCCGCACACCTGTCGAGGTGGAAGGGCTCGACCCAGCACTCGCGGATGAGAACGGCAATCCAGTACCGATTCAGGAAGTGCAGAGCGAAACGGTAACACGCAGGAAGCGAAGTTGCTTCGTGGCCGATCTCCCCCCACTGGGCTATCGCGTGTACCGCAAACTGGCGCGGGGCGAGCCAGACATCGAGCTAACGGTAACACCCTATTGCGTAGAGAGCGAGCGATGGGTGTTGGAGTTCGACCCGCGCAAGGGTGGGTTGGTAAACCTGCTCGACAAGGAGCATGGGGTCGCTGCACTCAGCGGTCCTGTCGGCTTGTGCGTGCTGGACGATCGGGGCGACACGTGGGGACATGGCTACGACTCGCTCGGGTCCACCATCGGGCGGTTCGATGGCGCGGAGGTGGCGGTAGAGGAGCGAGGACCGGTGCGGGCCTGCCTGCGTGTCGAAAGTGCCTACGGACGGTCAATTGCCACACAGCGATGGTATGTGTATGCAGATCTCGACGTTATAGAATGTCGCCTGTCGGTGGATTGGCGCGAGCCGCGAAAGGCGCTCAAGTTAGTCCTTCCACTCGCCCTGGGCGAGCCTACTGCTACCTATGAGGTGCCGTACGGTCACGCATCGAGACCCTGCGATGGCACGGAGCAGCCTGGCGGCCAGTGGGTGGACTTGAGTGGCGCGGCGACTTCCCTCGATGGTTCTAGCATGCCATACGGACTCGGCCTGCTGAACGACGGGGTGTACGGGTTCGATGCGGAAGGCGCTGCTATGCGTGCGACTCTCCTGCGCAGTCCTATCTTCGCGCACCACCACCCTACCGAACCCGATGCCTCGCAGCGGCACCGCTATCAGGATACCGGCAGCCATGAGTTCGTTTTCCGACTGGTACCCCACGCAGGCACATGGCAGGAAGCGGATCTGCCGCGTCTGGCATGGGAGCTGAACTGCCCACCCTTCTGTGTGAACGAGTATACGCACGCCGGCACGCTTCCGGCCGTGTGGGCGGGGCTCTACGCGGAACCTAGCAATATACTACTTTCGGTGCTGAAGAGAGCCGAGGACGGTCAGGGGCTGGTAGTGAGAGGCTACGAGACTGCCGGCATTGCCACCGGCGCACGAGTCGCACTTCCGTCGGCGGGTGTCGAGTGGTGTGTGGCATTCGGCCCCCACGAGATCCGCACGTGGCGGGTGGATGTGCAGTGCAGGACCGTCGAAGAAGTGGACCTGCTCGAGCGAGTAACGTAG
- a CDS encoding DUF2791 family P-loop domain-containing protein, with protein MLADFEGSPIVKTEIKARLKEVGQLQGYDLSHPKNRFLAPERILLLAQLYRACECKGWVVMFDEVERLAYFPRKQRIEAYRAIGWWRRQAEQGSGIYPVFAFTPGAIDEMWRKYQDDRYLDETLASSLFEEHEDLARHGLDLLANCRIPLKEPDDEQLQRIYYAIRELYGRAYDWAPPDTPSAQEARAFVSVRSQIRRWITEFDLNRVYGRAGEIVDEGLIMDTTELSEDQIASDDDDSAAE; from the coding sequence ATCCTTGCCGACTTCGAAGGCAGCCCTATTGTTAAGACCGAGATTAAAGCCCGTCTAAAGGAAGTCGGTCAACTTCAAGGCTACGATTTGAGTCACCCAAAGAATAGGTTTCTGGCGCCGGAACGCATCCTCTTGCTAGCACAGCTCTACCGAGCTTGTGAGTGCAAAGGGTGGGTGGTGATGTTTGACGAGGTTGAGCGGTTAGCCTACTTTCCGAGAAAGCAGCGGATCGAGGCCTATCGTGCTATAGGTTGGTGGCGACGTCAGGCTGAGCAGGGTTCTGGCATCTACCCGGTCTTTGCATTCACGCCCGGAGCAATTGATGAGATGTGGCGCAAGTACCAGGACGACCGTTATCTGGACGAGACACTGGCATCGTCGCTGTTTGAAGAGCATGAAGACCTTGCCCGCCACGGGCTGGACCTGCTAGCCAACTGCCGAATTCCTCTGAAGGAACCTGATGACGAACAGCTCCAGAGAATCTATTACGCTATCCGCGAGCTTTATGGCAGAGCTTACGACTGGGCTCCGCCAGACACACCATCTGCACAGGAAGCCCGGGCATTTGTATCCGTCCGCTCACAGATCCGACGCTGGATAACAGAGTTCGACCTCAATCGCGTCTACGGAAGAGCTGGAGAGATCGTAGATGAAGGCCTAATAATGGACACAACTGAGCTATCGGAGGACCAGATCGCGAGTGACGACGATGATTCGGCTGCGGAGTAA
- a CDS encoding secretin and TonB N-terminal domain-containing protein: protein MGIALLLAVAVWGQTPGSVTVEGEGVPVRQVLDSLFQQAGLQYVLDPAVQGDVTVKVKDVPFETALRLVLRQLRLTYSVEGGVYVIGPAPAEPPPIIQAPEEPNLAPGERLVKIKVHNVPASVVLMMLMGYRRDTWLGPMNRPPDGYIFGGGRWMMYGAQGFLGWMGYGAFLPVWTGGGWPGR from the coding sequence ATGGGTATCGCGTTGCTGCTCGCAGTCGCAGTTTGGGGACAGACGCCCGGCTCTGTGACGGTGGAGGGGGAGGGGGTGCCGGTGCGGCAGGTGCTGGACAGCCTCTTCCAGCAGGCGGGACTGCAGTACGTGTTGGACCCCGCCGTGCAGGGCGACGTCACGGTGAAGGTGAAGGACGTGCCCTTCGAAACGGCCCTGCGCCTGGTGCTCCGGCAGCTCAGGCTCACGTACAGCGTGGAGGGCGGCGTGTACGTCATCGGCCCCGCGCCCGCCGAGCCCCCGCCCATAATCCAAGCTCCCGAAGAGCCCAACCTCGCGCCCGGCGAGCGACTGGTGAAGATCAAGGTGCACAACGTGCCCGCCTCGGTGGTGTTGATGATGCTGATGGGCTATCGCCGCGACACGTGGTTGGGGCCGATGAACCGCCCGCCCGACGGCTACATCTTCGGCGGGGGGCGCTGGATGATGTATGGCGCGCAGGGCTTTCTGGGTTGGATGGGCTACGGCGCGTTCCTGCCCGTGTGGACGGGCGGCGGCTGGCCTGGAAGGTAG